AAGCATGTTGCAACGTCTTTTTCATACGCTGTAGCTGAACACTGCGTAACTCATCAACCGATACTTTTTCAATTTTTTCCATTGCATTGTTATTCATATTCTTACTCCTGACGCAGTCTTCCTGACCACAGTTTAATTCATTGATTGAATGATGTGTTTAATCCATATTTTCTAAAACCAGTGCAACACCTTGACCGACACCGACACACATGGTGCAGAGTGCATATTTGCCTTTACGGCGTTTCAGTTCATGCATGGCAGTAATCACCAGACGGGTGCCACTCATACCCAGTGGATGACCCAAAGCGATGGCACCGCCATTCGGGTTGATTCTTGCATCATCGTCTTGCAGGCCCAATTCCCGAATCACAGCCAGCGATTGCGCTGCGAATGCTTCATTCAGCTCAATCACGTCCATCTGTTCCAGGCTGAGTCCGGTTTGTTTCAAGACTTTCTGTACCGCTGGCACCGGGCCAATGCCCATATATTTGGCTTCAACACCGGCACTGGCCATCCCGATCACTTTGGCTTTCGGGCGCAAACCATACTGCTCGGAAAATTGCTGATTGCCGAGTAATACGCAAGCCGCACCGTCATTGACACCCGAAGCATTGCCAGCGGTGACTGAGCCGCCTTCTTTACGAAATGGGGTTTTTAAGGCGGCCAGATTATCCAGCGTCGTCTCTGCGCGCGGATGCTCATCTTGGGAAATGGTCAGAGTGCTTTTCTTCGGACCTTTGACCTCTACTGGCAGAATTTCTTCGGCAAAAATACCCTTCTGCTGGGCTACTGCGGTTTTCTGTTGGCTGTGATAGGCAAACAGGTCCTGGTCTGCACGGCTAATCTGATACTTTTCAGCGACGTTTTCGGCCGTTTCCGGCATGCTGTCAACGCCAAACTGTGCTTTAAATTTTGGGTTGATAAAACGCCAGCCAATGGTGGTGTCATAAATTTCAGGGGTACGGCTAAAGGCAGTCGTAGGTTTGGATTGCACGAAAGGCGCTCGGCTCATGGATTCTACGCCACCCGCCAAAACAAATTGTGCTTCACCCGATTTGATGGCACGTGCTCCCAGTCCAATGGCATCCAGACCTGAAGCACATAAGCGGTTCACGGTGAGCGCTGGAACAGATTCAGGCAACCCTGCGAGTAAAGCAGCCATACGCGCCACGTTGCGGTTATCTTCACCGGCCTGATTGGCACAGCCTAGGATCACTTCATCCAGTTCTGCCCATGGCAAGGCAGGATGCTGATCTTTCAGATATTGAATCGGTAGCGCTGCCAGATCATCAGCACGAATGCTGCTCAGTCCACCGGCATAGCGTCCGATCGAGGTGCGAATTCCATCAAAAATATAAACCTGTTCCATGATTCTTCCTTTTAGCCAGCAACGCGTAATGGTTGCTGCTGAGTTTTCTGTGCATGTCCCTGCACCGCTTTCTTTGCTAAATATATACTAGTTCTATAGCGGTCTTCACCATAAATACGATACATATTTTCTAAAATTTGTAAAATTGTGTAATATCCAATTTTATCTGCCCATTCGAATGGACCACAAGGATAATTAACGCCATATTTCATAGCAGAATCAATATCTTGTTCTGATGCAATATCATGCAATATTGCTTCACAGGCTTCATTCACCAACATGGCAATACTACGTATAACATAAAGACCGGGATGATCCTTAGACCAAATAGGTATCATATCCATACCTATGAGGAATAGCTCCACTGCCTGGCGCTGTTCAGCACTACACGCCGGTGATGCAACGACTGGAATCGCTTGAGCATTTGTCCAATCTGAATGCCAGTCCATCAACACCACAGGCTCATGCGGATAGGTAAGTTCAACTGATTCGCCAAGCGATAATCGCAGAGAAAGGTCACCAATCAGGATTTCATTCTGTTCTGCTGCCTGAAAACTCAGCTCTACATGAGAGGCCTGTTTTAAACGTTCAATCAGTACTGAGGAATGTAGCCATTCACCTTTTACTGTGACTTTGAGCTTATTCAGCGACTTGGCATAACACACTGGCAATTCATATACAGGTGCAGGCTTGGCCTGAGCGTAATCATAAAAACCCTGACCGGACTTGCGACCATAACAACCGGCATCGACCAGTTCTTTTTGAATCAAGGACGGGCGGTAGCGTGGCTCATAGAAAAATTCCTGATAGACACTTTGTGTGACCGAGAAATTCACATCCTGCCCAATCAGATCTGTAAGTTCACACGGCCCCATGGCAAAACGGCCACATTCGCGCATGATGTAATCGAGCTGTTCCGGGGTGGTGGCATTTTCCTGCAAGGCACGAAAGGCCTCGGCATAATAAGGTCGTGCGACACGATTGACGATAAAACCGGGGGTCGATTTGGCTCGCACTGGAACCTTGTTCCAGTCCTTCATCAGATCAAATACTGCATCGGCAATCGCTGCTGAGGTTTTCAGTCCGCGGATAATCTCGACCAGTTTCATCACCGGCGCCGGATTAAAGAAATGCAGACCAATCACTCGCTCGGGATGTGGAATCGCCGAGGCAATTGCGGTAATGGAAATTGAAGAAGTATTAGACGCAAAAATCGTCTGTTCCGGGCAAATGGCAGCCAGCTGTTGAAACAGGTTTTGCTTCACTTCTTTCTTTTCAACAATGGCTTCAATAATTAAGCCCGCATCGGCAAGCTGCTGAATGTCCTCTGCCACAATCAGATTGGCGAAGGTACTCTCCAGCAATTGCTGGGTCATTTTGCCATTTTGTACGCGCTTGCTCAGCTGCGCCTCTAAAGCAGTCAAGGCACTCTGAACTTTGCTGCGATCGAGATCAAACACATAGGTCGGATGCCCGTGCATGGCTGCCAGTTGTGCAATGCCAATCCCCATGGTTCCAGCACCGACCACAGCAACTTTGACTTGCTCTAAATTGATCTGTTGCATGATTTAGCATCCTTTATATTCAGGGGTACGCTTCTGCATAAAGGCTTGTACACCTTCTTTATAATCACTTGAACGTCCGGCCAGACGCTGTAAATCACGTTCCAAAATGAGCTGATCATCCAGATTATTATCGGCGGCTGCATGAATGGCTTTTTTGATCAGGGACAGACCATAGGTCGGTTGCTGAGCCAGATGCTCCGCCAATTTTTTCGCTTCTGCTTGCAGTTGTTCATCTTCAACCACTTGCCAGATCATGCCCAGTTGTACTGCGCGCTCAGCCGGAATTTTATCGCCGAGCATCGCTAGGCCCATCGCCTGAGCACGGCCGACCAGACGCGGTAGGAACCAGGTACCGCCTGAATCTGGCACCAAACCAAGACGGCAAAAGGCCTGAATAAAGGAAGCCGATTTTGCTGCCACCACAATGTCACACGCCAGGGCAATATTGGCACCTGCCCCTGCTGCTACTCCATTCACGGCACAAATCACCGGTTTAGGCATTTCGGTAATCAGCTTGATCAAAGGGTTGTAATATTTTTCAATCGATAGGCCTAAGTCCGGTGCATCGGCATTCGGATCGACCACACGGTCATTCAGATCCTGACCGGCACAGAAACCACGGCCTTCAGCTGAAATCACCACGGCACGAATCTGGCTGTCTTTGGCCCAGGCCTTGATGACCTTGGAGACTTCCTGATGCATGGTTTCATTAAAACTGTTGAGCTGTTTTGGACGGTTAAAGGTCAGGTAGCCCACTGCATTTTTTTCTTCGACAATAATTGTTTGATAATCCATTACACACCTCTAAATTCTGGTTTTCTTTTTTCTAAAAATGCATTAATGCCTTCCTGGCGATCTTGGGTTGCAGCCAGCCAGACAAAATGTTGACGTTCCAATTTCAACCCCTGACTTAAAGTCACTTCATGGATCGACTTTAAAGATTGCTTGATGGCACGAATGGCCAGCGGTGCCTGCTTGGCAATTTTTTCTGCCAGTTCCAGTGCGTATTGCACGGTCAGTTCTGCCGGACAAACCTGGCTGCTAATGCCATGTTGCAATGCCGTTTGTGCCGAAATCATTTCACCGGTCATGGCCCAACGTATTGTCAATTGCTGACCGACCAGACGGGCCAGACGCTGGGTTCCACCGGCACCCGGCAGCATCCCTAAACCGATTTCAGGCAAGGCAAACTGGGCATTTTCTCCAGTCAGCACCATGTCGCCATGTAAAGCCAACTCGAAACCTGCACCAAAAGCATAACCATTCACGGCCATGATTAAAGGCTTGGAAAATTCATCAATTTTTTTCCAAAGCAGTGGGCGCTGATCCTGCTGGATGCTGACCACATCTAACTGCGCCAGCTCATTTAAATCAGCACCGGCAGCAAAGCATTGCGTATTTCCGGTAATGACCACAGCTTTCACAGCAGCATCTGTTTCCAGATTCTGTAAACAGGCTGCAATCTCTTGCAAGGTGGCATTGTTTAAAGCATTGCGCTTTTCCGGGCGATTCAGCTCGATCAGTACCACACCTGGCTTGGGTGAGCTGGTTTTAATGTAGGTCATCCTTGAACTCCTGCTATGCTCGCGGTGCTG
The nucleotide sequence above comes from Acinetobacter lwoffii. Encoded proteins:
- the pcaF gene encoding 3-oxoadipyl-CoA thiolase; the protein is MEQVYIFDGIRTSIGRYAGGLSSIRADDLAALPIQYLKDQHPALPWAELDEVILGCANQAGEDNRNVARMAALLAGLPESVPALTVNRLCASGLDAIGLGARAIKSGEAQFVLAGGVESMSRAPFVQSKPTTAFSRTPEIYDTTIGWRFINPKFKAQFGVDSMPETAENVAEKYQISRADQDLFAYHSQQKTAVAQQKGIFAEEILPVEVKGPKKSTLTISQDEHPRAETTLDNLAALKTPFRKEGGSVTAGNASGVNDGAACVLLGNQQFSEQYGLRPKAKVIGMASAGVEAKYMGIGPVPAVQKVLKQTGLSLEQMDVIELNEAFAAQSLAVIRELGLQDDDARINPNGGAIALGHPLGMSGTRLVITAMHELKRRKGKYALCTMCVGVGQGVALVLENMD
- a CDS encoding 3-hydroxyacyl-CoA dehydrogenase; translated protein: MQQINLEQVKVAVVGAGTMGIGIAQLAAMHGHPTYVFDLDRSKVQSALTALEAQLSKRVQNGKMTQQLLESTFANLIVAEDIQQLADAGLIIEAIVEKKEVKQNLFQQLAAICPEQTIFASNTSSISITAIASAIPHPERVIGLHFFNPAPVMKLVEIIRGLKTSAAIADAVFDLMKDWNKVPVRAKSTPGFIVNRVARPYYAEAFRALQENATTPEQLDYIMRECGRFAMGPCELTDLIGQDVNFSVTQSVYQEFFYEPRYRPSLIQKELVDAGCYGRKSGQGFYDYAQAKPAPVYELPVCYAKSLNKLKVTVKGEWLHSSVLIERLKQASHVELSFQAAEQNEILIGDLSLRLSLGESVELTYPHEPVVLMDWHSDWTNAQAIPVVASPACSAEQRQAVELFLIGMDMIPIWSKDHPGLYVIRSIAMLVNEACEAILHDIASEQDIDSAMKYGVNYPCGPFEWADKIGYYTILQILENMYRIYGEDRYRTSIYLAKKAVQGHAQKTQQQPLRVAG
- the paaG gene encoding 2-(1,2-epoxy-1,2-dihydrophenyl)acetyl-CoA isomerase PaaG, which translates into the protein MDYQTIIVEEKNAVGYLTFNRPKQLNSFNETMHQEVSKVIKAWAKDSQIRAVVISAEGRGFCAGQDLNDRVVDPNADAPDLGLSIEKYYNPLIKLITEMPKPVICAVNGVAAGAGANIALACDIVVAAKSASFIQAFCRLGLVPDSGGTWFLPRLVGRAQAMGLAMLGDKIPAERAVQLGMIWQVVEDEQLQAEAKKLAEHLAQQPTYGLSLIKKAIHAAADNNLDDQLILERDLQRLAGRSSDYKEGVQAFMQKRTPEYKGC
- a CDS encoding enoyl-CoA hydratase-related protein; amino-acid sequence: MTYIKTSSPKPGVVLIELNRPEKRNALNNATLQEIAACLQNLETDAAVKAVVITGNTQCFAAGADLNELAQLDVVSIQQDQRPLLWKKIDEFSKPLIMAVNGYAFGAGFELALHGDMVLTGENAQFALPEIGLGMLPGAGGTQRLARLVGQQLTIRWAMTGEMISAQTALQHGISSQVCPAELTVQYALELAEKIAKQAPLAIRAIKQSLKSIHEVTLSQGLKLERQHFVWLAATQDRQEGINAFLEKRKPEFRGV